A portion of the Streptomyces sp. YPW6 genome contains these proteins:
- a CDS encoding sensor histidine kinase yields MTATGADREAAGSTTRGYWWWERRRSVALDVGLALVSALECGLEGVEFARNTGIPVPVGVVFGLLVGSVLLVRRRWPIAVVLLTIALTPAEMGFLMALVGLYTLAASEVPRRITVVLAGMALVGTFIVTYVRLRQSVAEQTDFGPGDWYVPLMSVFMAVGLTAPSVLLGLYIGARRRLMESLRERADSLERELSLLADRAEERAEWARAEERTRIAREMHDVVAHRVSLMVVHAAALQAVAPKDPAKAVRNAALVGDMGRQALTELREMLGVLRTGEALTVSPAAGGVPLASVRQAAAVAAASAATEDGPRLHELEALVAQSRQAGMVVELAVHGELRPYPPEVEQTAYRVVQEALTNVHKHAAGAKTWVRLAHREAEVAMQVENGPSDAAVADAGLPSGGNGLVGMRERVLGLGGVFVSGPTDAGGFRVSAVLPVSGPSGD; encoded by the coding sequence CGCTGGAGTGTGGCCTGGAGGGGGTGGAGTTCGCCCGGAACACCGGGATTCCGGTGCCGGTGGGCGTGGTGTTCGGTCTTCTCGTCGGGTCGGTGCTGCTGGTGCGCCGGCGGTGGCCGATCGCCGTGGTGCTGCTGACGATCGCGCTGACGCCCGCCGAGATGGGCTTCCTGATGGCCCTGGTCGGCCTGTACACGCTGGCCGCCTCCGAGGTGCCGCGCCGGATCACCGTCGTGCTGGCGGGGATGGCGCTGGTGGGCACGTTCATCGTCACGTACGTGCGGCTGCGGCAGAGCGTGGCCGAGCAGACCGACTTCGGACCGGGGGACTGGTATGTCCCCCTGATGTCCGTCTTCATGGCGGTGGGGCTCACGGCCCCGTCCGTACTCCTCGGCCTCTACATAGGAGCCAGGCGCCGTCTGATGGAGAGCCTGCGGGAGCGGGCCGATTCGCTGGAGCGGGAGCTGTCGCTGCTCGCGGACCGGGCCGAGGAGCGGGCCGAGTGGGCGCGCGCGGAGGAGCGGACCCGGATCGCCCGGGAGATGCACGACGTGGTCGCCCACCGGGTGAGCCTGATGGTGGTGCACGCCGCCGCCCTCCAGGCCGTCGCCCCGAAGGATCCGGCGAAGGCGGTGCGCAACGCGGCGCTGGTCGGGGACATGGGCCGGCAGGCGCTGACGGAGCTGCGAGAGATGCTCGGGGTGCTGCGGACGGGGGAGGCGCTGACCGTGTCGCCCGCGGCGGGCGGGGTTCCGCTGGCGTCGGTGCGGCAGGCTGCCGCGGTGGCCGCCGCCTCCGCCGCGACGGAGGACGGGCCCCGGCTGCACGAGCTGGAGGCGCTGGTGGCGCAGTCCCGGCAGGCGGGGATGGTGGTGGAGCTGGCGGTCCACGGCGAGCTGCGGCCGTATCCGCCGGAGGTGGAGCAGACGGCGTACCGGGTGGTGCAGGAGGCGCTGACGAACGTCCACAAGCATGCGGCGGGTGCGAAGACGTGGGTGCGGCTCGCGCATCGCGAGGCCGAGGTGGCGATGCAGGTGGAGAACGGTCCGTCGGACGCGGCCGTGGCGGACGCGGGGCTGCCGAGCGGGGGGAACGGGCTGGTGGGGATGCGGGAGCGGGTGCTGGGGCTGGGCGGTGTGTTCGTCTCCGGTCCCACGGACGCGGGGGGCTTCCGCGTCTCGGCGGTCCTGCCGGTCTCCGGCCCGTCCGGCGACTGA